The Williamsia sp. DF01-3 genome has a window encoding:
- a CDS encoding response regulator transcription factor, whose translation MRILIAEDDSLLREGLALLLRSVGIEVTAAVADAEQFLESFDADPPDGAVLDVRMPPTFTNEGLKAAIEARRRVPNFPVLVLSAYVEDRYAGELLAGSASGVGYLLKERVGKVEEFVDALERVVAGGTVMDPEVVSQLMSRRRADDPIRSLTPRESEVLRLMAEGLGNADIARKLVVSDTAVSKHIGNIFAKLGLTTSDTGHRRVLAVLAHLRS comes from the coding sequence ATGCGGATTTTGATCGCCGAGGACGACTCCCTGCTGCGGGAGGGGCTCGCGCTGCTGCTGCGTAGCGTCGGTATCGAGGTGACCGCCGCGGTCGCAGATGCCGAGCAGTTCCTCGAGTCGTTCGACGCGGACCCGCCCGACGGCGCAGTGCTCGACGTCCGCATGCCGCCGACGTTCACCAATGAGGGATTAAAGGCGGCCATCGAGGCACGCCGCCGGGTCCCCAACTTCCCCGTGCTGGTCCTGTCCGCCTACGTCGAGGACAGATACGCCGGCGAACTGCTGGCGGGCAGTGCATCGGGGGTGGGCTACCTGCTCAAGGAACGGGTTGGCAAAGTCGAAGAGTTCGTCGACGCGCTCGAACGCGTGGTCGCGGGCGGAACGGTGATGGACCCGGAAGTGGTGTCGCAGTTGATGAGCCGTCGCCGAGCCGACGACCCGATCCGATCGCTCACACCTCGCGAATCGGAGGTGTTGCGGTTGATGGCCGAAGGCCTCGGAAACGCCGACATCGCTCGCAAGCTGGTGGTCAGCGACACCGCCGTGAGCAAACACATCGGCAACATCTTTGCCAAGCTCGGACTGACCACCTCTGACACCGGACATCGCCGAGTGCTCGCGGTGCTGGCCCACCTGCGGTCATAG
- a CDS encoding alpha/beta hydrolase yields MVMADRPEVQTASMPVTALTVVGLAESLLNGLARVPFRRPWQGPGGLLDNLGQSVTRQVVRSFMGYSMGLPIEEFRSMEKILDDICRVVMPPFIELTDSVEITNDTIGGVDGIWCRAKASSDAYVDNSDDKQTIGATILYLHGGGYIGTSPIMYAAFAASLVKTTGYEVFIADYRMAPEFPFPAGVHDAADVFQGLLDRGVDPEHLVVAGDSGGGGLATSLISYLHAQSLPVPAALALFSPEIDLELDHPSITDNAQYDILPWNIPVTPYLQGVQPNDERVSAVYAMADPEWFPPTFVCWGGDEMFRDGIRKFAGGLDKAGVKVHAMEERGMFHVFPILMPWAEASKRVFVALHDLAGRHVSPDHDAEQTH; encoded by the coding sequence ATGGTGATGGCTGACCGGCCCGAGGTCCAGACGGCGTCCATGCCGGTTACTGCCCTGACTGTCGTCGGGCTGGCGGAGAGCTTGCTGAACGGCCTTGCCAGAGTGCCCTTTCGACGTCCGTGGCAGGGACCCGGCGGACTGCTGGACAACCTGGGGCAGTCGGTCACCCGGCAGGTCGTCCGATCGTTCATGGGTTACTCGATGGGGCTGCCCATCGAGGAGTTCAGGTCGATGGAGAAGATCCTCGACGACATCTGCCGCGTCGTCATGCCGCCGTTCATCGAACTCACCGACAGCGTCGAGATCACAAACGACACGATCGGCGGAGTCGACGGCATCTGGTGTCGTGCAAAGGCCAGTTCGGATGCCTACGTGGACAATTCCGACGACAAGCAGACGATCGGCGCCACGATCCTCTACCTGCACGGCGGTGGATACATCGGCACGTCCCCGATCATGTACGCCGCATTCGCCGCATCACTGGTGAAGACCACTGGTTATGAGGTGTTCATCGCCGACTACCGGATGGCACCGGAGTTCCCGTTCCCCGCCGGTGTGCACGACGCGGCAGACGTCTTCCAAGGTCTCCTCGACCGCGGAGTCGACCCGGAGCATCTCGTGGTCGCCGGTGACTCCGGTGGTGGCGGCCTCGCGACATCCCTCATCTCGTATCTCCATGCCCAATCACTGCCCGTCCCGGCCGCGTTGGCCCTGTTCTCCCCGGAGATCGATCTCGAGCTCGATCACCCGTCGATCACCGACAACGCCCAGTACGACATCCTGCCCTGGAACATTCCGGTGACCCCGTACCTGCAGGGCGTCCAGCCGAACGACGAGCGTGTGTCTGCGGTGTACGCCATGGCAGATCCGGAGTGGTTTCCACCGACCTTCGTGTGCTGGGGCGGCGACGAGATGTTTCGCGACGGGATCAGGAAGTTCGCCGGCGGCTTGGACAAAGCCGGGGTCAAGGTGCACGCGATGGAAGAGCGCGGCATGTTCCACGTGTTCCCGATCCTCATGCCGTGGGCCGAGGCATCCAAGCGCGTGTTCGTCGCACTGCACGACCTGGCCGGACGACACGTCTCCCCCGACCACGACGCCGAACAGACCCACTGA
- a CDS encoding sensor domain-containing protein has translation MSRSEQAAKWWRACRFLMVEGAAALVSFVFVFGALIIAPLLILFVGWLLVPGYVRVLRFWAGEARRRTGRYTGVVIPERYPPMEDRLGFSDLRTMLWSSPFRRDVAWVTGHAFAALVAGFVAVVLPLAAINSMLIPAYWWAMPADEPVGNIYLVTSWPLAATMPFIALAYAVIAWWLIPALARAIAGMATKLLAPRRETELTQRVTALTESRAAALDAHAAELRRIERDLHDGAQNRLVAVVMMLGLAERSLRVDPEQALPQLLRAQDAASDALSELRTLVHDIYPPILDELGLEGAVAALAGRSSITCVLDVRNLLRAPAAVEAAAYFVVAEALTNVAKHSGAETVHLTISTRGDDNGNTMVITVVDDGRGGAEETAGSGLSGIRRRVAAFEGTMTLNSPAGGPTELEVELPCGF, from the coding sequence ATGAGTCGAAGCGAACAGGCCGCGAAGTGGTGGCGGGCATGTCGCTTCTTGATGGTCGAAGGCGCCGCGGCACTGGTGTCGTTCGTGTTCGTGTTCGGCGCACTGATCATCGCACCGTTGCTGATCCTCTTCGTCGGATGGCTGCTGGTGCCCGGTTACGTGCGGGTGCTGCGATTCTGGGCCGGCGAGGCGCGTCGTCGCACCGGGCGTTACACCGGCGTCGTGATTCCGGAGCGATACCCTCCGATGGAGGATCGCCTCGGATTCAGCGACCTACGAACCATGTTGTGGTCATCGCCGTTTCGCCGCGACGTGGCGTGGGTCACCGGCCATGCGTTTGCTGCGCTCGTCGCGGGGTTCGTTGCCGTGGTGCTGCCGCTGGCGGCCATCAACTCGATGTTGATACCGGCGTACTGGTGGGCGATGCCCGCCGACGAGCCGGTGGGGAACATCTATCTGGTCACGTCGTGGCCCTTGGCCGCAACCATGCCGTTCATCGCGCTCGCCTACGCGGTGATCGCGTGGTGGCTGATCCCTGCGCTGGCACGTGCAATCGCGGGCATGGCCACCAAACTCCTTGCACCCAGGCGTGAAACCGAACTGACGCAACGGGTTACGGCGCTGACCGAAAGTCGGGCCGCAGCGCTCGATGCACACGCCGCCGAATTGCGGCGCATCGAACGCGATCTGCACGACGGTGCCCAGAATCGCTTGGTCGCGGTGGTGATGATGCTCGGTCTGGCCGAACGTTCACTGCGTGTCGACCCCGAACAAGCTCTGCCGCAGCTTCTTCGGGCGCAAGACGCCGCATCCGATGCCCTGTCGGAACTGCGGACCCTGGTGCACGACATCTATCCGCCGATCCTCGACGAGCTAGGCCTCGAAGGAGCAGTCGCAGCTCTTGCCGGGCGCTCCTCCATCACCTGCGTCCTGGATGTGCGGAACCTGCTGCGTGCACCAGCCGCTGTGGAAGCTGCCGCCTACTTCGTGGTGGCCGAAGCGCTGACCAACGTGGCCAAGCACAGCGGCGCCGAGACCGTGCACCTGACCATCAGCACTCGCGGCGACGACAACGGGAACACGATGGTCATCACTGTTGTCGATGACGGCCGCGGCGGGGCCGAGGAGACCGCGGGCAGTGGGCTGTCGGGAATCCGCCGCCGGGTGGCAGCATTCGAGGGAACGATGACGTTGAACAGCCCTGCAGGCGGGCCGACAGAACTCGAAGTGGAGCTCCCATGCGGATTTTGA
- a CDS encoding NAD(P)H-binding protein has translation MTIVVTTATGRVGSRVTQLLIQAGVRPRLLVREAAKVPATVRTKADIVEVDLGDAPAVARACSGARALYWIDPPTDDDDPVAGYDRMGASAARAVVECGIERVVFQSSVGAEARHGFGEIDGLGKTEDRLDSTGAAVTHLRCGYFFTNLLMDLESLRSGFLVTTLPLDERISFVDPRDVGEVAVARLLSVDWAGRHTQGVLGPADLSFSEVADILSAASGREIVAQRVSDDVVAQQLAGFGMTAAQVDGVVGMLRGFRGNFSPENSRDVISTTPTTLESWAYSVLRPALIAVDG, from the coding sequence ATGACGATCGTGGTGACGACCGCAACCGGTCGGGTCGGGTCGCGGGTGACGCAACTGCTCATCCAGGCTGGGGTGCGTCCGAGATTGCTGGTGCGGGAGGCCGCGAAAGTCCCGGCCACGGTACGTACAAAGGCGGACATCGTCGAGGTGGACCTCGGCGACGCCCCCGCGGTCGCGCGGGCCTGCTCAGGGGCGCGGGCTCTCTACTGGATCGATCCACCGACCGACGACGATGACCCGGTTGCGGGATATGACCGCATGGGTGCCAGCGCCGCCCGCGCCGTCGTGGAATGCGGCATCGAGCGCGTGGTGTTCCAGAGCAGCGTCGGGGCAGAGGCAAGGCATGGTTTCGGTGAGATCGACGGGCTGGGGAAGACCGAGGACCGCCTCGACAGCACCGGCGCTGCTGTCACTCACTTGCGATGTGGGTACTTCTTCACGAACCTGTTGATGGATCTGGAGAGCCTCCGGAGTGGGTTTCTCGTCACCACGCTGCCTCTCGACGAACGGATTTCGTTTGTCGACCCCCGAGATGTCGGCGAGGTGGCTGTCGCTCGACTCCTGTCGGTTGATTGGGCGGGGCGCCACACGCAAGGCGTCCTGGGTCCGGCCGACTTGTCGTTCAGCGAGGTTGCAGACATTCTCTCCGCCGCGTCGGGCCGCGAGATCGTCGCCCAGCGGGTATCGGATGATGTTGTGGCACAGCAACTCGCGGGTTTCGGGATGACGGCCGCCCAGGTGGACGGGGTTGTCGGCATGTTGCGCGGCTTCCGTGGCAACTTCTCGCCCGAGAACTCTCGCGACGTCATCAGCACCACCCCGACCACGCTGGAGTCGTGGGCATATTCAGTACTGCGGCCGGCCTTGATCGCGGTGGACGGGTGA
- a CDS encoding ABC transporter substrate-binding protein, giving the protein MYVMNRRQMLTLTLTAAAGVVAAGCSSSSGSTDSDVAVSAEPGAFPVTIDHVHGSTTIEQAPKRIAVVGIGDADVLLSLGVIPVLVPVWTGSTDDGIGRWAEPRVAGADPEALENATSDFSISAVAAAQPDLIVAVNNAIDASTYGQLSGIAPTVLHAADQTDWVLPWQDVTNRIGAAVGLPGAAAQAVEDTENLIVERREQNPQFVGRTATVVARWADGNLRAYSPSSARAQLLTGLGFVPPVGIADKFGDNLYVDISAENVSLLECDLLLFDNWERARVQMEASPLFMGLDVVRSGGLVKLDPIVSDAVSMPNPLTIPFVLDAFVDQINEAPIWS; this is encoded by the coding sequence ATGTATGTGATGAATCGTCGGCAGATGTTGACGTTGACCTTGACCGCGGCAGCAGGCGTTGTGGCTGCCGGATGTTCGTCGAGCAGCGGTTCAACCGATTCGGACGTCGCCGTGTCCGCCGAGCCCGGCGCATTCCCGGTGACGATCGACCACGTTCACGGCTCGACGACCATCGAACAAGCACCCAAACGCATCGCGGTGGTCGGAATCGGCGACGCGGACGTGCTCTTGTCGCTGGGTGTCATTCCTGTGTTGGTCCCGGTGTGGACCGGATCCACCGATGACGGAATCGGGCGGTGGGCCGAGCCTCGCGTGGCCGGCGCAGATCCCGAAGCGTTGGAGAACGCGACCTCTGATTTCAGTATCTCCGCAGTGGCAGCTGCGCAACCCGATCTCATTGTGGCAGTGAACAATGCGATCGACGCATCGACCTACGGGCAGTTGTCCGGTATAGCTCCGACGGTGTTGCATGCGGCCGATCAGACCGACTGGGTGTTGCCGTGGCAAGACGTCACCAACCGGATCGGCGCCGCCGTCGGGCTGCCCGGGGCTGCCGCGCAGGCTGTCGAGGACACCGAGAACCTCATCGTCGAACGGCGCGAACAGAATCCGCAGTTCGTCGGCCGCACCGCCACCGTGGTCGCTCGGTGGGCCGATGGCAACCTTCGTGCGTACAGCCCTTCGTCCGCGCGTGCCCAATTGCTGACGGGATTGGGGTTTGTGCCACCCGTCGGGATCGCCGACAAGTTCGGTGACAATCTCTATGTCGACATCTCCGCGGAGAACGTCTCGTTGCTCGAGTGTGACCTGCTGTTGTTCGACAACTGGGAACGGGCAAGGGTTCAGATGGAGGCATCGCCGCTGTTCATGGGACTGGATGTGGTGCGCTCGGGTGGGCTCGTCAAGCTGGATCCGATTGTCTCCGATGCAGTGTCGATGCCGAACCCGCTGACAATCCCGTTTGTTCTCGACGCCTTCGTCGACCAGATCAACGAGGCGCCGATCTGGAGCTAG
- a CDS encoding HNH endonuclease signature motif containing protein encodes MDIGGIRTALAVVAQGSPPEADDELAEHVVALIKTRHLVDHVLSVWVGALDRRGVAKRSGESSTASLLMAGGLAPGCAHRMVRVGRALVSLPRVADHAADGDFSGEQVDAIVRGIAHVERAVAQLPGPAREACVGRLLGQAWSGATPAEIGERARGDAFALAVDSGGVPVAENTELNTLSLGKSPDGRMRGRFDVDAILGEKLMTGLDPLARPIPGEDGTPDHRSTAQRMAEGLERLIDAYLQTENRPTVGGVRPHLTMTVDARELAGEGAAPPDPAAPTDEYTRFLDDKGFRSAFRLQWMGPVSGQAARMLACDATLTSMILNGERVPLDVGREHRTVTPAIRKALLARDCGCAFPGCGRPAGWTDAHHIEHWSAGGSTSLSNTVLLCRHHHRMIHHHGWSVAIGNDGHPWFTPPKSVDREQNPIPAHHRTSNTPAAA; translated from the coding sequence ATGGATATCGGGGGAATCCGCACAGCGCTGGCTGTGGTCGCGCAGGGGTCACCACCTGAGGCCGATGATGAGTTGGCTGAACACGTGGTGGCGTTGATCAAGACTCGCCATCTCGTCGATCACGTCTTGTCGGTCTGGGTAGGCGCACTGGACCGGCGGGGCGTGGCCAAGAGATCCGGCGAGTCGTCTACCGCTTCGTTGCTGATGGCCGGCGGGCTGGCGCCGGGGTGCGCGCACCGGATGGTGCGGGTCGGCCGGGCGTTGGTGTCGTTGCCCCGGGTGGCCGATCACGCTGCGGACGGTGATTTCTCAGGCGAACAGGTCGATGCGATCGTGCGGGGTATCGCACATGTTGAACGTGCTGTGGCGCAGTTGCCTGGCCCTGCGCGTGAAGCCTGCGTGGGTCGTCTGTTGGGGCAGGCGTGGTCGGGTGCCACGCCTGCCGAGATCGGGGAACGAGCCCGGGGAGACGCGTTCGCCCTGGCTGTTGATTCCGGTGGCGTGCCGGTGGCGGAGAACACCGAGCTGAACACTCTGTCGCTAGGCAAGAGTCCCGATGGTCGGATGCGCGGCAGGTTCGATGTCGATGCGATCCTCGGCGAGAAGCTCATGACGGGCCTCGACCCCCTGGCTCGGCCGATTCCGGGCGAGGATGGCACACCTGACCATCGATCGACGGCGCAACGGATGGCGGAGGGGCTCGAGCGGTTGATCGATGCGTACCTGCAGACCGAAAATCGGCCCACGGTGGGTGGGGTGCGTCCTCATCTGACGATGACCGTCGATGCCCGAGAGTTGGCTGGGGAAGGTGCAGCGCCACCTGATCCGGCCGCGCCGACCGACGAGTACACCCGGTTCCTCGACGACAAGGGGTTTCGGTCCGCGTTCCGGTTGCAGTGGATGGGTCCGGTCAGTGGCCAAGCGGCGCGGATGCTGGCCTGCGATGCGACGTTGACGTCGATGATCTTGAACGGTGAGCGGGTACCGCTTGATGTCGGCCGAGAGCATCGTACGGTCACCCCGGCAATCCGTAAGGCGTTGCTGGCGCGCGACTGCGGGTGCGCGTTCCCCGGCTGCGGTCGGCCCGCCGGATGGACCGACGCCCACCACATCGAGCACTGGTCAGCCGGTGGGAGCACCAGCCTCAGCAACACCGTCCTACTGTGCCGCCACCATCACCGGATGATCCACCACCACGGATGGTCCGTCGCCATAGGCAACGACGGACATCCCTGGTTCACGCCGCCCAAAAGCGTTGACCGCGAGCAAAATCCGATTCCTGCACATCACCG
- a CDS encoding ABC transporter permease has protein sequence MQRSRIGSIAAANLREHRNSFTAVFVTVFSAALLVCALGVLFESGIRGGVTPHRLSGADVVVGAPQSLDITEDVDQPYIERARLPESTVAELSALPDVRSAVGDISAPLTDDSGRAFDAHGWSSAVLAPYSITAGHPPAGPDEVVMTGTADLGQKVTLRHGGVAHAYTVVGVAGTSKSEPGGRPATVFLDDVRMQQLWPHTGTVAAIGLIAQDGVDAETLASRVRDHLPGVEVDTYTGPARADAEYVDIGAARGELVALSSALAGVALMIAVFVVSSTLSLSVQQRRHDFALLRATGATPRQIHKLIGAETWAIACVAALLGVAPGYLLAGVLRGRFADAGIVPPDFALAYGPVPALVAVAAAVATARLAAAVSARRPARLDPIDALRESAVEPEKLSRTRLILGLSVGVSGLVTATLPAFIPGPAAMAGAGGSAVLLVIALALLGPALVSGAMRVVSGPMLRTGSAGPVLAAANLNAHGRRLAAAITPLALAIAIGAVQLFSQSTVTAAAEHQSESGTSADLVVTGPGGISPQLAATIASMDAVAAVNPITRTKALFTTDSSEAPTTEAYPVQGIDAAGATATMDLDVREGDLQQLADGSVALSRDASSAMSADVGDTVTLRMGDGAVITPRVVATYNRGLGFGDVTLPAAQVREHTTTGLVDQVLVSAAPGRVDEAQRAIEAAGGMAVMRSDGFAEAIRQDQRAQDSVNVVALAVLLGFLGIAVVNTLVLMTSARRREFALLQLLGAGPRQVRGMIRLESLIAVAVAAIAGTVIAYPPLAGIAIAVSGVPFPVFSPSAFGVVVGATTVLGFAAITLTARRAIRLERQVRGL, from the coding sequence ATGCAACGTTCACGCATCGGCAGCATCGCTGCCGCGAACCTGAGAGAACATCGCAACAGCTTCACGGCCGTATTCGTCACGGTCTTCTCCGCCGCCCTCTTGGTGTGCGCACTCGGAGTGCTGTTCGAGTCCGGGATTCGCGGAGGCGTCACACCACACCGCCTTTCCGGCGCCGACGTGGTGGTCGGGGCTCCGCAATCGCTCGATATCACCGAGGACGTCGACCAGCCCTACATCGAACGCGCGCGGCTTCCCGAGTCGACGGTCGCCGAACTCTCGGCGCTACCCGACGTCCGGTCGGCGGTCGGCGACATCAGCGCTCCCCTGACCGACGACAGCGGGCGCGCGTTCGATGCGCACGGATGGTCGTCGGCGGTTCTCGCGCCGTACAGCATCACAGCCGGCCACCCACCGGCCGGGCCGGACGAGGTGGTGATGACGGGTACAGCTGACCTGGGCCAGAAGGTGACGCTGCGTCACGGCGGAGTCGCCCACGCGTACACCGTTGTCGGTGTGGCCGGCACATCCAAGTCCGAACCCGGTGGCCGCCCGGCGACGGTGTTCCTGGACGACGTTCGGATGCAACAACTCTGGCCGCATACCGGCACGGTGGCGGCGATCGGTCTGATCGCACAGGACGGGGTGGACGCCGAGACGCTCGCCTCCCGAGTTCGTGATCACCTGCCCGGAGTGGAGGTGGACACCTACACCGGTCCGGCACGTGCGGACGCCGAGTACGTCGACATCGGCGCGGCGCGCGGCGAGCTGGTGGCGCTCAGCTCGGCACTTGCCGGGGTGGCCTTGATGATCGCTGTGTTCGTCGTGTCGAGCACGCTGTCGTTGTCGGTCCAGCAGCGCCGCCACGACTTCGCGCTGCTACGGGCGACCGGCGCCACACCGCGTCAGATACACAAACTGATCGGCGCCGAGACGTGGGCCATCGCCTGTGTGGCGGCACTTCTGGGAGTGGCACCCGGTTATCTGCTGGCCGGTGTCCTGCGGGGCCGATTCGCCGACGCCGGCATCGTGCCGCCGGACTTCGCACTTGCCTACGGACCGGTCCCGGCTCTTGTCGCAGTCGCCGCCGCGGTCGCGACCGCCCGGCTCGCAGCGGCTGTCTCCGCTCGACGACCGGCTCGCCTCGATCCCATCGATGCGCTGCGCGAGTCAGCGGTCGAGCCGGAGAAGCTGAGCCGGACCCGGTTGATCCTCGGACTGTCGGTCGGGGTGAGCGGGCTGGTGACGGCAACCCTGCCCGCCTTCATCCCTGGACCTGCGGCGATGGCCGGTGCCGGGGGGTCTGCGGTGCTCCTCGTCATCGCTCTCGCCCTTCTGGGTCCGGCCCTCGTCTCGGGCGCCATGCGCGTGGTCTCCGGCCCGATGCTTCGCACCGGTTCGGCCGGGCCGGTGTTGGCGGCCGCCAACCTCAACGCCCATGGACGCCGCCTTGCCGCGGCGATCACACCGCTGGCGTTGGCGATCGCGATCGGGGCGGTGCAACTGTTCAGCCAGAGCACGGTGACCGCAGCAGCCGAACACCAATCCGAGAGTGGCACCAGCGCCGATCTCGTCGTGACCGGCCCCGGCGGCATCAGCCCCCAACTCGCCGCGACGATCGCGTCGATGGATGCGGTGGCCGCGGTCAATCCGATCACCCGCACCAAGGCCCTGTTCACCACGGACAGTTCCGAGGCCCCGACCACCGAGGCGTATCCCGTGCAAGGCATCGACGCCGCGGGCGCCACTGCCACGATGGATCTCGATGTCCGGGAAGGCGACCTTCAGCAGCTCGCCGACGGCTCGGTGGCGCTGAGCCGCGACGCGTCGTCGGCGATGAGCGCCGATGTCGGGGACACCGTCACGCTGCGGATGGGCGATGGCGCTGTGATCACCCCACGGGTTGTCGCCACCTACAACCGTGGTCTCGGCTTCGGCGATGTGACCCTCCCGGCAGCGCAGGTACGAGAGCACACGACAACCGGACTGGTCGACCAGGTGTTGGTGTCGGCGGCACCGGGACGGGTCGACGAGGCGCAGCGGGCCATCGAAGCCGCTGGGGGCATGGCGGTGATGAGGAGCGACGGATTCGCCGAGGCCATCCGGCAGGATCAGCGGGCGCAGGACTCGGTGAACGTCGTGGCGCTCGCGGTGTTGCTGGGATTCCTCGGCATCGCGGTGGTCAACACCCTGGTGCTGATGACCTCGGCTCGGCGCCGCGAGTTCGCATTGCTGCAACTGCTCGGTGCGGGTCCGCGGCAGGTGCGCGGCATGATCCGTCTGGAGTCCCTGATCGCGGTGGCGGTCGCGGCAATCGCGGGCACGGTGATCGCCTACCCACCTCTGGCCGGCATCGCGATCGCAGTGTCGGGCGTGCCGTTCCCCGTCTTCTCGCCATCGGCCTTCGGGGTCGTCGTCGGCGCCACGACCGTGCTGGGCTTCGCCGCCATCACTCTGACGGCCCGCCGGGCGATACGTCTCGAACGCCAGGTCAGAGGCCTTTAG
- a CDS encoding YchJ family metal-binding protein, which yields MTRPPSGLRRCPCTSGLIWDDCCGPLVSRDRKPPTAEALMRSRFSAFAVGDADFLLYSWHPRTRPDVVNLDAAMRWYRLDIESTLHGSLFDSVGEVEFTAFYRIKGSSSGTLHERSRFEKHEGRWVYVDGVVAPD from the coding sequence GTGACCCGTCCTCCATCCGGCCTTCGGCGTTGTCCGTGTACCAGTGGACTGATCTGGGACGACTGCTGCGGACCTCTGGTGTCCCGGGACCGTAAGCCGCCGACCGCCGAGGCGCTGATGCGTTCTCGGTTCAGTGCGTTCGCCGTGGGTGACGCGGACTTCCTGTTGTACAGCTGGCATCCCCGTACCCGGCCCGACGTGGTGAACCTCGACGCCGCGATGCGGTGGTACCGACTCGACATCGAGTCCACATTGCACGGGTCGCTGTTCGATTCCGTTGGCGAGGTGGAGTTCACCGCGTTCTACCGGATCAAGGGTTCAAGCTCGGGGACGTTGCACGAACGCAGCCGGTTCGAGAAACACGAAGGTCGCTGGGTGTACGTCGACGGTGTGGTCGCGCCCGACTGA